The proteins below are encoded in one region of Aquisphaera giovannonii:
- a CDS encoding type II toxin-antitoxin system Phd/YefM family antitoxin: MSTITLQQAQATVSDLVHRLASGEEDLIIDGDRPVARRVLPVPSAEDRPIPRPGTLRGSVLSPGHLDDPPEDFRGSGEWDSSSARTP; this comes from the coding sequence ATGTCCACGATCACGCTCCAGCAGGCCCAGGCGACTGTATCCGATCTGGTCCATCGCCTGGCTTCCGGCGAGGAGGACCTCATCATCGACGGCGATCGTCCCGTCGCCCGCCGGGTGTTGCCCGTCCCCTCCGCCGAGGATCGGCCCATCCCCCGCCCCGGCACGCTGCGAGGGTCGGTCCTCTCCCCGGGGCACCTTGATGACCCACCGGAGGACTTCCGGGGGTCCGGGGAGTGGGACTCCTCCTCGGCTCGCACGCCCTGA
- a CDS encoding alpha/beta fold hydrolase — protein sequence MDAPLSHGIAQLSSDVRIHYGLGGEGEATALLIHGYPQNGWQWRHVVGPLAAAGFRVVVPDYRGAGRSSKPTAGYDKRTMAADLRALVREHLKIEGPLAVVGHDIGSMVAFAFALQFPDDVSHLSLCEAPLPGTRTYDEVVGKTRLAGDPLWHFSFHNAGDNLAEALTFGRERAYIDSFYDRLAFNPGAISLEDRARYAEAFASAGAMRAGFEVFRAFDKDAEDNRAALEARGRLRMPVLSLGGAHSVLAPGADEPMMKEVAEHATVRAIPAAGHWIAEENPEAVAEALVGFLRA from the coding sequence ATGGACGCGCCCTTATCGCACGGCATCGCCCAGCTTTCGTCCGACGTTCGCATCCACTACGGCCTCGGGGGCGAGGGGGAGGCGACGGCCCTGCTGATCCACGGCTATCCGCAGAACGGGTGGCAGTGGCGTCACGTGGTCGGGCCGCTGGCGGCCGCCGGGTTCCGCGTGGTCGTCCCCGACTATCGGGGCGCGGGCCGCTCGAGCAAGCCGACGGCCGGCTACGACAAGCGGACGATGGCCGCCGACCTCCGCGCGCTCGTCCGCGAGCACCTGAAGATCGAGGGCCCGCTGGCCGTGGTCGGCCACGACATCGGCAGCATGGTCGCCTTCGCGTTCGCCCTCCAATTCCCGGACGACGTCTCGCACCTGTCGCTGTGCGAGGCCCCGCTGCCCGGCACCCGCACCTACGACGAGGTCGTCGGCAAGACCCGGCTGGCGGGCGACCCGCTCTGGCATTTCTCCTTCCACAACGCGGGGGACAACCTCGCCGAGGCGCTCACCTTCGGCCGCGAGCGGGCCTACATCGACAGCTTCTACGACCGGCTGGCGTTCAACCCCGGCGCGATCAGCCTCGAGGATCGGGCGCGGTACGCCGAGGCCTTCGCCTCGGCGGGCGCCATGCGCGCGGGCTTCGAGGTCTTCCGCGCGTTCGACAAAGACGCGGAGGACAACCGGGCGGCCCTGGAGGCGCGGGGGCGACTCCGGATGCCGGTCCTGTCCCTTGGCGGCGCGCACAGCGTCCTTGCCCCGGGCGCCGACGAGCCCATGATGAAGGAGGTGGCCGAGCACGCGACCGTGCGGGCGATCCCCGCGGCCGGGCACTGGATCGCCGAGGAGAACCCCGAGGCCGTCGCCGAGGCGTTGGTCGGCTTCCTGCGGGCGTGA